The Castor canadensis chromosome 8, mCasCan1.hap1v2, whole genome shotgun sequence genome contains a region encoding:
- the Tcf20 gene encoding transcription factor 20 isoform X2, whose protein sequence is MNMKEGCWPAAVLLNSMQSFREQSSYHGNQQSYPQEVHGSSRIEEFSPRQAQMFQNFGGAGGGSGSGGGGGGGRRGTTAAAAAMASETSGHQGYQGFRKETGDFYYMAGNKDPVAAGNPQPPQRRPSGPVQSYGPPQGSSFGNQYGSEGHVGQFQAQHSALSGVSHYQQDYTGPFSPGSAQYQQQASSQQQQQQVQQLRQQLYQSHQPLPQATSQPASGSSHLQPMQRPSTLPSSATGYQLRVGQFGQHYQSSASSSSSSSFPSPQRFSQSGQSYDGSYSVNAGSQYEGHNVGSNAQAYGTQSNYSYQPQSMKNFEQAKIPQGTQQGQQQQPQQQQPQQQQQQQQQQQQQQQQQQQHVMQYTNAATKLPLQSQVGQYSQPEVPVRSPMQFHQNFSPISNPSPAASVVQSPSCSSTPSPLMQSGDNLQCGQGNVPMGSRNRILQLMPQLSPTPSMMPSPNSHAASFKGFGLEGMPEKRLTDPGLSSLSALSTQVANLPNTVQHMLLSDALTPQKKTSKRPSSSSKKADSCTNSEGSSHPEDQLKSPMAESLDGGCSSSSEDPGERVRQLSGQSTSSDTTTYKGGASEKAGSSPAQGAQNEPPRLSTSPAAREETTSPGSKDTPLSSEGNPKANEKTVGVIVSREAMTGRVEKPGGQDKGSQEDDPAATQRPPSNSGTKETSHTSLSQPEPPGGGNKGNKNGDNSSNHNGEGNSQSGHSAAGPGFTGRSEPSKSPGSLRYSYKESFGSAVPRNVGGFPQYSTGQEKGDFTGHGERKGRNEKFPSLLQEVLQGYHHHPDRRYSRSAQEHQGMTGGLEGTTRPNVLVSQTNELASRGLLNKSIGSLLENPHWGPWERKSSSIASEMKQINLADYPIPRKFEIEPTSSAHEPGGSLSERRSVICDISPLRQIVRDQGAHSLGHIGADTRIGRNERLNPSLSQSVILPGGLVSMETKLKSQTGQIKEEDFEQSKSQASFNKKSGDHCHPTSIKHESYRGNASPAAAAHDSLSDYGPQDSRPTPMRRVPGRVGSREAMRGRSPSQYHDFAEKLKMSPGRSRGPGGDPHHMNPHMTFSERANRSSLHAPFSPNSESLASAYHTNARAHAYGDPNAGLNSQLHYKRQMYQQQQEEYKDWSSSSAQGVISASQHRQEGPRKSPRQQQFLDRVRSPLKNDKDGMMYGPPVGTYHDPSIQEAGRCLMSSDGLPTKGMELKHSSQKLQQESCWDLSRQTSPAKSSGPPGMSNQKRYGPPHETDGHGLAESAQSSKPSNVMLRLPGQEDHSSQNPLIMRRRVRSFISPIPSKRQSQDVKNSNTEDKGRLLHPSKEGADKAFNSYTHLSHSQDIKSIPKRDSSKDLPNPDNRNCPAVTLTSPAKTKILPPRKGRGLKLEAIVQKITSPNIRRSASTNSADAGGDTVTLDDILSLKSGPPEGGTVAAQEAEMEKRKGEVVSDLVSATNQESNVEKPLPRSSEEWRVSGDDKVKTETHSEIVPPGKEPSGAMTSTTSQKPGSNQGRADGSLGGTAPLIFSDSKNVAPVGILAPESNPKAEEKENDTVMISPKQESFPPKGYFPSGKKKGRPIGSVNKQKKQQQPPPPPPQPSQITEGSTDGEPKPKKQRQRRERRKPGAQPRKRKTKQAVPIVEPQEPEIKLKYATQPLDKTDAKNKSFFPYIHVVNKCELGAVCTIINAEEEEQTKLVRGRKGQRSLTPPPSSTESKALPASSFMLQGPVVTESSVMGHLVCCLCGKWASYRNMGDLFGPFYPQDYAATLPKNPPPKRATEMQSKVKVRHKSASNGSKTDTEEEEEQQQQQQKEQRSLAAHPRFKRRHRSEDCGGGPRSLSRGLPCKKAATEGSSEKTVLDTKPSVPTTSEGGSELELQIPELPLDSNEFWVHEGCILWANGIYLVCGRLYGLQEALEIAREMKCSHCQEAGATLGCYNKGCSFRYHYPCAIDTDCLLHEENFSVRCPKHKNKTAKGSLSTEQSERG, encoded by the coding sequence gagGGCTGTTGGCCTGCTGCTGTGCTGCTGAACAGTATGCAGTCCTTTCGGGAGCAAAGCAGTTACCACGGAAACCAGCAGAGTTACCCACAGGAGGTACATGGCTCATCTCGGATAGAAGAGTTTAGTCCTCGTCAGGCTCAGATGTTCCAGAATTTTGGGGGTGCAGGTGGTGGTAGTGGcagcggtggtggtggtggtggtggacgACGAGGAACAACGGCTGCTGCTGCAGCCATGGCTAGTGAAACCTCTGGCCATCAAGGTTACCAGGGTTTTAGGAAAGAGACTGGAGATTTTTACTACATGGCAGGCAACAAAGACCCAGTGGCAGCAGGAAACCCACAGCCTCCTCAGCGAAGACCTTCTGGGCCTGTGCAGAGCTATGGACCCCCCCAGGGAAGCAGCTTCGGCAATCAGTATGGGAGTGAGGGTCATGTGGGCCAATTTCAAGCACAGCATTCTGCCCTTAGTGGTGTGTCTCATTATCAGCAGGATTACACAGGGCCTTTCTCTCCTGGGAGTGCTCAGTACCAACAGCAGGCCTCCAGCCAACAGCAACAGCAGCAAGTACAGCAGTTGAGACAACAGCTTTACCAATCCCATCAGCCTCTGCCACAAGCTACCAGCCAACCAGCTTCTGGCTCTTCCCATCTACAGCCAATGCAGAGGCCCTCAACTCTGCCGTCCTCTGCTACTGGTTACCAGTTAAGAGTGGGTCAGTTTGGCCAGCACTACCAGTcatctgcttcctcctcctcctcttcttcctttccttcaccaCAGCGTTTCAGCCAGTCTGGACAGAGCTATGATGGCAGTTACAGTGTAAATGCTGGATCCCAGTATGAAGGGCATAATGTGGGTTCTAATGCACAGGCTTATGGAACACAGTCAAATTATAGCTATCAGCCTCAGTCTATGAAAAATTTTGAACAGGCAAAGATTCCACAAGGGACCCAACAGGGGCAGCAACAGCAGCCGCAGCAGCAGCAGCCGCAGcaacagcagcaacagcagcagcagcagcagcagcagcagcagcagcagcagcagcatgtAATGCAGTACACCAATGCTGCCACCAAGTTGCCCTTACAAAGCCAGGTGGGGCAGTACAGCCAGCCTGAAGTTCCTGTGAGGTCCCCCATGCAGTTTCACCAGAACTTCAGCCCCATATCTAACCCTTCTCCAGCTGCTTCTGTGGTTCAGTCTCCAAGCTGTAGCTCCACCCCTTCTCCTCTCATGCAGAGTGGGGATAATCTTCAGTGTGGGCAAGGCAATGTGCCCATGGGGTCCAGAAACCGAATTTTACAGTTAATGCCTCAACTCAGTCCTACCCCATCAATGATGCCCAGTCCTAATTCTCATGCTGCAAGCTTCAAAGGGTTTGGGCTAGAAGGAATGCCAGAAAAGCGGCTGACGGATCCTGGGTTGAGTAGTTTGAGTGCTCTGAGTACTCAAGTGGCCAATCTTCCTAATACTGTCCAACACATGTTACTTTCTGATGCCCTGACACCTCAAAAGAAGACCTCTAAGAGGCCTTCCTCATCATCTAAAAAAGCAGATAGCTGCACGAACTCAGAAGGCTCCTCACATCCTGAAGATCAACTGAAGTCCCCTATGGCAGAGTCATTGGATGGAGGCTGCTCCAGCAGTTCAGAGGATCCAGGCGAGAGAGTGAGGCAACTAAGTGGCCAGAGTACCAGCTCTGACACTACTACCTACAAAGGTGGAGCCTCAGAGAAAGCAGGCTCCTCACCAGCACAAGGTGCTCAGAATGAGCCCCCCAGACTCAGCACCAGTCCTGCAGCTAGAGAAGAGACCACCTCACCAGGCAGTAAGGACACACCACTGTCATCTGAGGGGAACCCAAAAGCCAATGAGAAGACGGTTGGGGTGATTGTCTCCCGGGAAGCCATGACAGGTCGTGTAGAAAAACCTGGTGGACAAGATAAAGGTTCCCAGGAGGATGACCCTGCAGCCACTCAAAGGCCACCCAGCAACAGTGGGACAAAGGAAACCAGTCACACATCACTTTCACAGCCAGAGCCTCCAGGAGGAGGGAACAAAGGAAACAAGAATGGCGATAACAGCTCCAACCACAACGGAGAGGGAAATAGCCAGAGTGGCCACTCGGCAGCAGGTCCTGGTTTCACAGGCAGGTCTGAGCCTAGCAAGTCTCCTGGAAGCCTGCGCTACAGTTACAAAGAGAGTTTTGGGTCAGCTGTACCACGAAATGTTGGTGGCTTTCCTCAGTATTCTACAGGGCAAGAAAAGGGGGATTTCACTGGCCATGGGGAACGAAAAGGTAGAAATGAGAAGTTCCCCAGCCTCCTGCAGGAAGTGCTTCAGGGTTACCACCACCACCCTGACAGGAGGTATTCTAGGAGTGCTCAGGAGCATCAGGGGATGACTGGTGGCCTGGAAGGAACCACGAGGCCCAATGTCTTAGTTAGTCAAACCAATGAATTAGCCAGCAGGGGCCTTCTGAACAAGAGCATTGGATCCTTGTTAGAAAACCCCCATTGGGGCCCCTGGGAAAGGAAATCAAGCAGCATAGCTTCTGAAATGAAACAGATCAATTTGGCTGACTACCCAATTCCCAGAAAGTTTGAAATAGAGCCTACATCATCAGCCCATGAGCCTGGGGGCTCCCTCTCTGAAAGGAGGTCAGTGATATGTGATATTTCTCCATTACGACAGATCGTCAGGGATCAGGGAGCTCACTCACTGGGACACATAGGTGCCGATACCAGAATTGGGAGGAATGAACGTCTCAACCCAAGTTTAAGTCAGTCGGTCATTCTTCCAGGTGGTTTGGTGTCCATGGAAACAAAACTGAAATCCCAGACTGGGCAGATAAAAGAGGAAGACTTTGAACAATCCAAATCCCAAGCTAGCTTCAACAAGAAATCTGGAGATCACTGCCATCCTACTAGCATCAAGCATGAGTCCTACCGTGGCAATGCCAGCCCTGCAGCAGCAGCCCACGATTCCCTTTCAGACTATGGTCCACAAGACAGCAGACCCACACCAATGAGGCGGGTCCCTGGCAGAGTTGGTAGTCGGGAGGCCATGCGGGGTCGGTCCCCTTCTCAGTATCATGACTTTGCAGAAAAATTAAAGATGTCTCCTGGCAGGAGCAGAGGCCCAGGGGGAGACCCTCATCATATGAACCCACACATGACCTTTTCAGAGAGGGCCAACAGGAGTTCTTTACATGCTCCATTTTCTCCCAACTCAGAAAGCCTGGCCTCTGCTTACCACACAAATGCTCGGGCTCATGCTTATGGGGACCCTAATGCAGGTTTGAATTCTCAGCTCCATTATAAGAGACAGATGTACCAACAGCAGCAAGAGGAATACAAAGATTGGAGCAGCAGTTCTGCTCAAGGAGTGATTTCCGCCTCACAGCACAGGCAGGAGGGGCCACGGAAGAGCCCACGGCAGCAGCAGTTTCTTGACAGAGTTCGGAGCCCTCTGAAAAATGACAAAGATGGTATGATGTACGGCCCACCAGTAGGGACTTACCATgaccccagcattcaggaagctgggCGTTGCCTCATGTCTAGTGATGGTCTGCCTACCAAAGGCATGGAATTGAAGCACAGCTCCCAGAAGTTACAGCAAGAATCTTGTTGGGATCTTTCTCGGCAAACTTCTCCAGCTAAAAGCAGTGGTCCTCCAGGAATGTCCAATCAAAAAAGGTATGGGCCACCACATGAGACAGATGGACATGGACTAGCTGAGTCTGCACAGTCATCCAAACCTAGTAATGTAATGCTAAGGCTTCCGGGTCAAGAAGATCATTCTTCTCAAAACCCCTTAATTATGCGGAGGCGTGTCCGTTCTTTTATCTCTCCCATTCCCAGTAAGAGACAGTCACAGGATGTAAAGAACAGTAACACTGAAGATAAAGGACGCCTCCTTCACCCATCAAAAGAAGGCGCCGATAAAGCATTTAATTCCTACACCCATCTTTCTCACAGTCAGGATATCAAGTCTATCCCTAAGAGAGATTCTTCCAAGGACCTTCCAAACCCAGATAATAGAAACTGCCCTGCTGTTACCCTCACTAGCCCTGCTAAGACCAAAATACTGCCCCCTAGGAAAGGGCGGGGATTGAAATTGGAAGCTATAGTTCAGAAGATCACATCCCCAAATATTAGGAGGAGTGCATCCACAAATAGTGCAGATGCCGGGGGAGACACGGTCACCCTAGATGACATACTGTCTCTGAAGAGTGGTCCTCCTGAGGGTGGGACTGtggctgctcaggaggctgagatggagaagagaaaaggagaggtgGTGTCTGACCTAGTCAGTGCAACCAACCAGGAATCCAACGTTGAAAAGCCTCTTCCAAGGTCTTCAGAAGAATGGCGTGTTAGTGGGGATGACAAAGTGAAGACAGAGACACATTCAGAAATAGTTCCTCCTGGAAAGGAACCCTCTGGTGCCATGACATCCACAACCTCACAGAAGCCTGGCAGTAACCAAGGGAGAGCAGATGGTTCTTTGGGTGGGACAGCACCTTTAATCTTTTCTGACTCAAAGAATGTAGCTCCAGTGGGCATTTTGgcccctgagtcaaaccccaaggctgaagagaaagagaatgatacaGTCATGATTTCACCCAAACAAGAGAGTTTTCCCCCAAAGGGGTATTTCCCATCAGGAAAGAAGAAGGGGAGACCCATTGGTAGTGTGAAtaagcaaaagaaacagcagcagccaccacctccacctcctcaaCCCTCTCAGATAACAGAGGGTTCTACAGATGGAGAGCCAAAGCCAAAAAAGCAGAggcaaaggagggagagaaggaagcctGGGGCCCAGCCAAGGAAGCGGAAAACCAAACAAGCAGTTCCCATTGTAGAACCCCAAGAACCAGAGATCAAGCTAAAGTATGCCACCCAGCCGCTAGATAAAACTGATGCCAAGAACAAGTCTTTTTTCCCTTATATACATGTAGTAAATAAGTGTGAACTTGGAGCCGTTTGTACAATCATCAATGCTGAAGAAGAGGAACAGACCAAATTGGTGAGGGGCCGGAAGGGTCAGAGGTCCCTGACCCCTCCCCCCAGCAGCACTGAAAGCAAGGCACTTCCAGCTTCATCCTTCATGCTGCAAGGGCCTGTGGTGACAGAATCTTCTGTTATGGGACACTTGGTTTGCTGCTTGTGTGGCAAGTGGGCCAGTTACCGGAACATGGGTGACCTTTTTGGGCCCTTTTATCCCCAAGATTATGCAGCCACTCTCCCGAAGAATCCGCCTCCTAAGAGGGCCACTGAGATGCAGAGTAAGGTCAAGGTTCGACACAAAAGTGCTTCCAATGGCTCCAAGACGGAcactgaggaggaggaagagcagcagcaacaacagcagAAGGAGCAGAGGAGCCTAGCAGCGCACCCCAGGTTCAAGCGGCGCCATCGCTCAGAAGACTGTGGTGGAGGCCCTCGGTCCCTGTCCAGGGGACTGCCTTGTAAAAAAGCAGCCACTGAGGGCAGCAGCGAAAAGACTGTTTTGGACACAAAACCCTCTGTGCCCACCACTTCAGAAGGTGGCTCCGAGCTGGAGTTACAAATCCCTGAACTACCTCTTGACAGCAATGAATTTTGGGTCCACGAGGGTTGTATTCTCTGGGCCAATGGCATCTACCTGGTCTGCGGCAGGCTCTATGGCCTGCAGGAAGCGCTGGAAATAGCCAGAGAGATG